Proteins co-encoded in one Methanomicrobia archaeon genomic window:
- the ilvC gene encoding ketol-acid reductoisomerase, whose amino-acid sequence MNVLHDEDVDEGFIEGKTVAVIGYGAQGDAQANCLKDSGVSVIIGETEVLGGRSNPSWAKAKADGFEVMPIDEAAKRGDIVHILLPDEVQPMVYEQQIAPHLTAGKALCFSHGFNICFNRIVPPEDVDVIMVAPKAPGTEERVAYLEGFGVPGLVAVKQNPSGKAREVALAMTKAMHWTKAGILECTFEQETYEDLFGEQCVLCGGLVELMKNGFEVLVEAGYPPEMAYFECVHEMKLIVDLVWQGGIKRMAEVISNTAEYGMWAVGNEIIGPDVKAKMQEALKRVENGEFAAQWVEEYKKGIPFLKASRENIGKHQIETVGKEIRQLFKKQ is encoded by the coding sequence TTGAATGTATTACATGATGAAGACGTAGATGAGGGCTTTATAGAAGGAAAGACGGTAGCGGTAATCGGATACGGCGCGCAGGGCGATGCGCAGGCGAACTGCCTGAAGGATTCAGGTGTGAGTGTGATTATAGGCGAGACGGAGGTCCTGGGCGGGAGGTCGAACCCGAGCTGGGCGAAGGCGAAAGCGGACGGTTTTGAGGTTATGCCGATCGACGAGGCAGCGAAGAGGGGCGATATCGTGCATATCCTGCTGCCGGACGAGGTACAGCCGATGGTTTACGAGCAGCAGATCGCACCGCACTTGACGGCAGGCAAGGCGCTCTGTTTCTCGCACGGGTTCAATATCTGCTTTAACCGGATCGTCCCCCCGGAAGATGTTGATGTAATTATGGTCGCGCCGAAGGCGCCCGGTACGGAGGAGCGTGTGGCGTACTTGGAGGGCTTTGGTGTTCCTGGTCTGGTTGCCGTGAAGCAGAACCCAAGCGGGAAGGCACGTGAAGTGGCACTGGCCATGACGAAGGCGATGCACTGGACGAAGGCCGGCATTTTGGAATGCACGTTCGAGCAGGAGACCTACGAGGATCTGTTTGGCGAGCAGTGCGTGCTCTGCGGCGGCCTCGTGGAATTGATGAAGAACGGCTTTGAAGTGCTGGTGGAAGCGGGCTACCCGCCAGAGATGGCGTATTTCGAGTGCGTGCACGAGATGAAACTGATCGTCGATCTGGTCTGGCAGGGCGGCATCAAGCGCATGGCCGAGGTCATCTCGAACACCGCGGAATACGGCATGTGGGCCGTCGGTAACGAGATCATCGGACCGGACGTGAAGGCAAAGATGCAGGAAGCCCTAAAGCGCGTGGAGAACGGCGAATTCGCAGCGCAGTGGGTCGAGGAGTACAAGAAAGGCATCCCGTTCCTGAAAGCGAGCCGCGAGAATATCGGCAAGCATCAGATCGAAACGGTTGGCAAAGAGATCAGGCAACTGTTCAAGAAGCAGTAA
- the ilvN gene encoding acetolactate synthase small subunit yields MTTHSTTHIISLLVEDHPGVLTRMSGMFTMRGINIISLTVSPCEKEGLSRMTVAIKGSENELEQVRKQLSNLIEVVKVIDLAKNKAVIRDLCLMKVHVKDSNARSEVMQLAASYGAKIADATLDTIILELTEEPKTIDRFVDLMMHFGVKQLFRTGVTAIGMGGGSEK; encoded by the coding sequence ATGACCACACACAGTACCACACACATTATATCACTATTGGTAGAGGATCATCCGGGAGTACTGACGCGGATGTCGGGCATGTTCACCATGCGCGGGATCAATATCATCTCGCTCACCGTCTCACCGTGTGAGAAGGAAGGGTTATCAAGAATGACGGTGGCGATCAAGGGCTCGGAAAACGAGTTGGAGCAAGTGAGGAAGCAACTCAGCAATCTAATCGAAGTGGTGAAGGTGATCGACCTGGCGAAGAACAAAGCGGTCATTCGCGACCTGTGCCTCATGAAGGTGCACGTGAAGGATTCCAACGCCCGTTCTGAAGTGATGCAGCTTGCCGCGTCATACGGAGCTAAGATAGCCGATGCGACTTTGGATACCATAATACTCGAGCTAACGGAGGAGCCGAAGACGATAGACCGGTTCGTGGATTTGATGATGCATTTCGGTGTGAAGCAGTTGTTCAGAACCGGGGTTACGGCTATTGGTATGGGTGGCGGTTCGGAGAAATAG